Proteins from one Rosa chinensis cultivar Old Blush chromosome 7, RchiOBHm-V2, whole genome shotgun sequence genomic window:
- the LOC121050705 gene encoding uncharacterized protein LOC121050705 has translation MGDSGTNWSTDEQVQLCDSWARKTVCPITGKQITSSKLWEKVHADYVQNWQGPPTSRTPQALQSQFRTLKRILKDWHNAQMTSRNRIMSGTNKMDEENQTHYIFMKKHPKKFDKFECWEKVKYHPYFMDPPSNSQPPASYSTASFSENESPIDLDDEIVLETPSSSMPRPMGQKRTKEAKKKGKKAQDAAESMALAIQAMAESTQASVELVKKRNEEMAAHTKKVFEFEEAKEDARIMAMDTNSMTPQSKAWWKKKKGDIVAKTMSDGGSSGCYIPQFD, from the exons ATGGGAGATTCGGgtaccaattggtctaccgacGAGCAAGTTCAATTGTGCGATTCATGGGCGCGTAAGACCGTGTGCCCGATCACCGGCAAACAAATAACTTCCTCAAAGTTATGGGAAAAAGTTCATGCCGATTATGTGCAAAATTGGCAAGGTCCACCAACAAGCCGAACTCCTCAAGCTCTCCAATCTCAGTTTCGAACATTGAAAAGAATTCTCAAAGATTGGCACAATGCACAAATGACTTCTCGTAATCGTATAATGAGCGGAACCAATAAAATGGACGAG gaaaatCAAACTCACTATATCTTCATGAAAAAACATCCCAAGAAGTTTGATAAATTTGAATGTTGGGAGAAAGTTAAGTATCACCCGTATTTTATGGATCCACCATCTAATTCTCAACCACCGGCATCATATTCGACAGCTAGTTTCTCCGAAAACGAGTCTCCAATTGACTTGGATGATGAAATAGTTTTGGAGACACCATCAAGCTCCATGCCGAGACCAATGGGACAAAAAAGAACCAAGGaagcaaagaaaaaaggaaagaaggcgCAAGATGCAGCAGAAAGTATGGCTCTTGCTATTCAAGCCATGGCAGAATCAACTCAAGCTTCTGTTGAGCTAGTGAAGAAAAGAAACGAAGAAATGGCTGCTCACACAAAGAAggtatttgaatttgaagaggCGAAAGAAGATGCAAGAATTATGGCCATGGATACTAATTCCATGACACCACAATCAAAGGCttggtggaaaaagaaaaagggtgaTATCGTAGCAAAAACAATGTCCGATGGTGGTAGCAGCGGTTGCTACATACCTCAATTCGACTAA